Proteins from a single region of Sphingomonas morindae:
- the pdxH gene encoding pyridoxamine 5'-phosphate oxidase: protein MTEDPHALFEHWFAEAKASEINDYNAMTLATVDADGQPSARQVLLKGHDARGFVFYTNRGSRKAAALAAHPRAALLFHWKSLRRQIRIEGAVSPVSDAESDAYFASRSRPSQLGAWASDQSRPLSDRAVFEARYAEMEARFADQDVPRPPHWGGYRVAPGQIEFWRDREHRLHERRLFTRAGEGWREGLLYP, encoded by the coding sequence ATGACCGAGGATCCCCACGCCCTGTTCGAGCACTGGTTCGCCGAAGCCAAGGCGAGCGAGATCAACGATTACAACGCGATGACCCTGGCCACCGTCGATGCGGACGGCCAGCCTTCGGCGCGGCAGGTGCTGCTCAAGGGCCATGACGCGCGGGGCTTCGTCTTCTACACCAATCGCGGCAGCCGCAAGGCGGCGGCGCTGGCCGCCCACCCGCGCGCCGCGCTGCTGTTCCACTGGAAGTCGCTGCGCCGCCAGATCCGCATCGAAGGCGCGGTGAGCCCCGTCTCGGACGCCGAATCGGACGCCTATTTCGCCAGCCGCTCGCGCCCGTCGCAGCTCGGCGCCTGGGCGTCGGACCAGTCGCGCCCGCTTTCCGACCGGGCCGTGTTCGAGGCGCGCTACGCGGAGATGGAGGCGCGCTTCGCCGATCAGGACGTGCCGCGGCCGCCGCATTGGGGCGGCTATCGTGTCGCGCCCGGGCAGATCGAATTCTGGCGCGATCGCGAACATCGCCTGCACGAGCGCCGGCTTTTCACGCGCGCGGGCGAAGGCTGGCGCGAGGGCCTGCTCTACCCGTGA
- a CDS encoding DnaJ C-terminal domain-containing protein, with protein MADPYQILGVARGADEATIKKAYRTLAKELHPDRNADNPKAAERFSAVTAAYDLLSDKDKRARFDRGEIDADGNARAPFGFGGGGASPFGGGAGPFGARGFRAGPGPGGAGGFGQDGADFGDIFDNLFSGGAAGGGGGGPFGGFGRRGTKPQAKGADVAYRLQVPFEDAAALKPQRVTLGNGKTIELKLPPGVESGTQRRLGGQGEPGPTGPGDAIVTIEIQPHRFFTREGDDVRLDLPITLKEAMLGGKVKVPTVDGAVMVTIPKGSSSGRTLRLGGKGFHRSGGGRGDQLVTLMIELPGQDAALEQFLAGWTDAPRSPRADLGV; from the coding sequence ATGGCGGATCCCTACCAAATCCTGGGCGTGGCCCGTGGCGCCGACGAGGCGACGATCAAGAAGGCGTATCGGACGCTCGCAAAGGAGCTGCATCCCGATCGCAACGCGGATAATCCCAAGGCGGCGGAGCGTTTCTCCGCCGTGACGGCCGCCTATGACCTGCTCTCCGACAAGGACAAGCGCGCCCGCTTCGATCGCGGCGAGATCGATGCGGACGGCAATGCGCGCGCGCCGTTCGGCTTTGGCGGCGGGGGGGCAAGCCCCTTTGGCGGCGGCGCCGGCCCGTTCGGCGCGCGCGGCTTCCGGGCCGGCCCGGGGCCGGGCGGGGCGGGCGGCTTCGGCCAGGATGGCGCGGATTTCGGGGATATATTCGACAATCTCTTCAGCGGCGGCGCGGCTGGCGGCGGCGGGGGCGGGCCCTTTGGCGGCTTCGGCCGGCGCGGCACCAAGCCCCAGGCCAAGGGCGCCGATGTCGCCTATCGGCTGCAAGTGCCCTTCGAGGATGCCGCGGCGCTCAAGCCGCAGCGCGTGACGCTCGGCAATGGCAAGACGATCGAGCTGAAGCTGCCCCCGGGTGTGGAAAGCGGCACGCAACGCCGGCTCGGCGGCCAGGGCGAGCCGGGGCCGACCGGGCCGGGCGATGCGATCGTCACGATCGAGATCCAGCCGCACCGCTTCTTCACGCGCGAGGGCGATGATGTGCGGCTCGATCTGCCCATCACGCTCAAAGAGGCGATGCTGGGCGGCAAGGTGAAGGTGCCGACGGTGGACGGCGCGGTGATGGTGACGATCCCCAAGGGTTCGTCCTCGGGCCGCACGCTGCGGCTCGGCGGCAAGGGCTTTCACCGCAGCGGCGGCGGCCGGGGCGACCAGCTGGTGACGCTGATGATCGAGCTGCCCGGCCAGGATGCCGCGCTCGAGCAGTTCCTCGCCGGATGGACCGATGCGCCGCGCTCGCCGAGGGCGGATCTGGGTGTCTGA
- the fabI gene encoding enoyl-ACP reductase FabI, whose product MEGKRGLIMGLANDKSLAWGIAKALHAQGAELAFSFQGEALGKRVRPLAEQLGSDFLIECDVADMAALDTAFATLAARWPTIDFVVHAIGFSDKSQLRGRFYDTTLDNFLMTMNISAYSLVAVAQRARALMPKGGAILTLTYYGAEKVIPHYNVMGVAKAALETSVKYLAVDLGPENIRVNAISAGPIQTLAARGIGDFNYILKWNELNAPLRRTVTIEDVGGAGLYMLSDLSSGVTGEIHHVDSGYNVIGMKAEDAPDIALA is encoded by the coding sequence ATGGAGGGCAAGCGCGGGCTCATCATGGGGCTTGCGAACGACAAGTCGCTTGCCTGGGGCATCGCCAAGGCGCTGCATGCGCAGGGGGCCGAACTCGCTTTCAGTTTCCAGGGCGAAGCGCTGGGCAAGCGCGTGCGGCCGCTGGCGGAGCAGCTCGGCTCGGATTTCCTGATCGAGTGCGACGTGGCCGACATGGCGGCGCTGGATACCGCCTTCGCGACGCTGGCGGCGCGCTGGCCGACGATCGATTTCGTGGTCCACGCGATCGGCTTTTCCGACAAGAGCCAGCTGCGCGGCCGTTTCTACGATACCACGCTCGACAACTTCCTGATGACCATGAACATCTCGGCTTATAGCCTGGTGGCCGTGGCGCAGCGGGCGCGGGCGCTGATGCCCAAGGGCGGCGCGATCCTGACGCTCACCTATTACGGCGCGGAAAAGGTCATCCCGCACTATAACGTGATGGGCGTGGCCAAGGCGGCGCTGGAGACGAGCGTCAAATATCTCGCGGTCGATCTCGGGCCCGAGAATATCCGCGTCAACGCCATCTCCGCCGGCCCGATCCAGACGCTGGCGGCGCGCGGCATCGGCGATTTCAACTATATCCTCAAGTGGAACGAGCTTAACGCGCCGCTGCGGCGGACGGTGACGATCGAGGATGTCGGCGGCGCCGGCCTCTATATGTTGTCCGATCTTTCGTCCGGCGTCACGGGCGAGATCCACCATGTCGATTCCGGCTACAACGTTATCGGCATGAAGGCCGAGGACGCGCCCGACATCGCGCTCGCCTGA
- a CDS encoding YihY/virulence factor BrkB family protein: MPRSSSSSPDGPMRRARRGRIWVSDPVAARRRGRSGWLALVRQVGVGVYSDGFIHAGNIAYLSIISLFPFFIIVTALAQLFGRSGDGHVAIESVLRFLPRSVEDLIRPVVETVLAARTGPLLWLGALVGLWTVGSFIETIRDILRRAYGTRFNAPFWEYRLWSVAIIVGSVAMMFLAFALQVALTAAEQVVDRFFPVAQEVVGWIGLSRLLPGLVLFGALYVLFLALTPSRFRYSKAPKWPGALLTALWWLGVTAALPLVLARFSYDLTYGSLAGVIVALFFFWLVGLGLVTGAHLNAALAKPGEPSVKDAARHEAQ, encoded by the coding sequence ATGCCGCGCTCGAGCAGTTCCTCGCCGGATGGACCGATGCGCCGCGCTCGCCGAGGGCGGATCTGGGTGTCTGATCCCGTGGCGGCGCGCCGCCGCGGCCGGTCGGGCTGGCTCGCGCTGGTCCGGCAGGTGGGGGTGGGCGTCTATTCCGATGGCTTCATCCATGCCGGCAACATCGCCTATCTCTCGATCATCTCGCTCTTTCCCTTCTTCATCATCGTCACCGCGCTCGCCCAGCTGTTCGGCCGCTCGGGCGACGGCCATGTCGCCATTGAGAGCGTGCTGCGCTTCCTGCCGCGCAGCGTGGAGGATCTGATCCGGCCGGTGGTGGAAACCGTGCTGGCGGCGCGCACCGGGCCGCTGCTGTGGCTGGGCGCGCTGGTCGGGCTGTGGACGGTGGGGAGCTTTATCGAAACGATTCGCGACATTCTCCGCCGCGCCTATGGCACGCGCTTCAACGCGCCCTTCTGGGAATATCGGCTCTGGTCGGTGGCGATCATCGTCGGCTCGGTGGCGATGATGTTCCTCGCCTTCGCGCTGCAGGTCGCGCTCACCGCCGCCGAGCAGGTGGTGGATCGCTTCTTCCCGGTGGCGCAGGAGGTGGTGGGCTGGATCGGCCTGTCGCGGCTGCTGCCGGGGCTGGTGCTGTTCGGCGCGCTCTACGTGCTGTTCCTCGCGCTCACGCCAAGCCGCTTCCGCTATTCCAAGGCGCCCAAATGGCCCGGCGCGCTGCTCACCGCGCTTTGGTGGCTGGGCGTGACGGCGGCTCTGCCGCTGGTGCTGGCACGGTTCAGCTATGATCTCACCTATGGCAGCCTCGCCGGCGTGATCGTCGCGCTTTTCTTCTTCTGGCTGGTGGGGCTCGGCCTGGTTACCGGGGCGCATCTCAACGCGGCGCTGGCAAAACCGGGTGAACCAAGCGTAAAGGACGCGGCCAGACACGAAGCGCAATGA